TTGGTATTGTGGTTTTCACTGCTCTACAGCTTGAATATGTATTTTCAAAGTTTCGGCGCTGTGGCGATCGTCAAGGTCAACGCCAGCTGGTTCCATATCCGTGAACGGGGTGTGTTCGGCGGCATTTTTGGCATTCTCATTTCCCTGGGATTGTACTTTGCCTTTGACTGGGGACAGATGATCGTGGACGCCACGGTGGTTCATCCACAAAACTTGAATTTTGTCCAGCGGCTTTTGCGATCCCTGCTGGCCATGGACGGCGCCACCATCGATCAGACGTGGTGGGTGTTCTTTGTTCCCGCATTGCTCCTTGGCGTTTTTTTTCTGCTCGACCTTTTTGTCCTGCGGGACAGGCCGTCGCAGGCTGGCTTTGCTGATTTCAACACCGGGGATGCAGGCAGCGATGAGGCGGAACAGCCGCTCAAGACCGGGCAGATCATCAAACGGGTGCTTACCAGCAAAATTTTGCTCACCATCGCATTTATCGAGCTCTGTTCCGGCGTGCTGCGCAACGGCATCATGCACTGGTATCTGATCTTTGCGGCGGACATGGGCTACAGCGTCGGTTTTGTTATTACAAAACATTGGGGACTGCTGCTGATGCTCGCCGGCGTGTTCGGCGGTATGTTCGCCGGTTGGGTTTCCGACAAGGTGTTCGGCTCACGGCGCGGGCCGGTGGCCGCCCTGCTTTATGCGCTGATGTTGCTCAGCACATTGAGCATGTGGCCCTTTGTACATTCCACCTCCCGCGCCGTCCAACAGGGGATGACGCTCACTCTTCAACTCGAGCAGATCAAACGGTTCCAGGCGCAACAGGTGGATCGCGCGATGATCCAAAAGACGCTGCAGGACCAGGGCTATCGGATTTCGGTTTCTGCACAGGAGAACGACTGGCGCCTCACGCATACAGATGGAAAAAAGATGGCAGCCGCGCAAATCGGCAATCTGGTGGTCGTCGAATATCAGCGATTCAATCCGTATCAGAACAAACAGGAAAACATCCAGGTCCAAGTCAAAAACCTCGGCCGCTTACACGGCGCGGATACCGACAACCGGGCTCTTGCCCTGGGATTGATCGTTGTCTTTATGTCTTTGTGTGTCATCGGCGTACACGGTATGCTCTCCGGTACGTCGACCATGGATTTCGGCGGACGCCGCGCTGCGGCCACCGCTGTGGGTTTAATAGACGGTTTCGTCTATCTGGGCACCGGCATCCAGTCGATGAGTCTCGGCTTCTTGACCTCCCAGAACTGGAGTTATTGGCCGCCGTTTCTGATCCCTTTCGCCGTTCTCGGTCTTGCGCTCTCGATAAAGATTTGGCATGCCTTCCCTGATTCAAAACGAAGCGGACATTAATCTATCAAGCCTTGGGAGTTCCTATGACACGCCACCATTTCGACATTCTCATTCTGCTTGGACGGCCGGCCTCCGGCAAATCCGAGATTATCGACTTTTTAAAGAAAACCCCGGCCGTCGAGCGGCTGGAGCGGTTTCATATCGGCATGATCGACGAGATCGATGATTTTCCCATGTTGTGGATCTGGTTTGAGGAGGATGCCATTTTGGAAAAGATCCTCAAAAAACCGCGCTTGCATACCGATGCAGGCGGATATTTTTTGCACCAGTATCAGTGGGATCTGCTGATCGAGCGGATGAATCTGGAATATCAGAAAAGGCTGCGCGACCATGCCGACTATCACAATGAGCACACCACCCTGGTCGAGTTTTCCCGCGGGACGGAGCACGGCGGTTATGCCTCCGCCTTCAGCCATCTGTCGCCGGAAATTCTCAAGCGGGCGGCCATTTTGTATGTTGACGTGTGTTATGAAGAATCGCTGCGCAAGAACCGGCGACGGTTCAATCCCAACCGGCCGGACAGCATTCTGGAACATGGTCTGCCTGATGCCAAGCTGGAACGTTTGTATCGCCAAGTGGATTGGCACGAGGTCAGTAAGCCCAGTGCCACGCATGTAGCGATTCAGGAGATCCAGGTGCCCTATGTGGTTCTGAAAAATGAACCCGAGCTGACGGACGATTTTCAAAAACTGGCGCCGACGCTTGAGTCCAGTTTGCAGCGGCTATGGAGTTTGGCGATCGGACAGTGATTTTCTGCCTATTCGCAAGTACACTGCAGCCGCATTCTGAATCCATAGCGCGCGGGTGGCGATTGGACGTTATGCATCAACACACCGGAAAATGGATGAGTAAATTTTTTATCGTCTTCTTGGCCCTTTTATGGTCGTTACCAGCATCCGCTGAGGACCAAGCACTTGCCGGGCTCTTTTCGCAACACGGGATAAAGGGGACGATCGTTCTTTCGTCGCTACATAGTGGGAAAAAATTCATCCACAACGACTCTCGCGCAAATGAGCAATTCTCAGCGGCGTCAACATTCAAGATTTTGAATACATTGATCTCGCTTGAAGAAAAGGCGGTGTCTGGAAAGGACGACGTACTGAAATGGAATGGGAACGTTTACAATTATCCGGATTGGAATCATAACCAAACATTGGAAAGTGCGTTCAAGGTTTCCTGTGTCTGGTGCTTTCAAGATCTTGCGCGTCTTGTCGGTGCGGAGAACTATCGAAAGTATATACACAAGTCG
The nucleotide sequence above comes from bacterium. Encoded proteins:
- a CDS encoding MFS transporter, giving the protein MSPLENSKPQHSSRFRIRRFLNWFPLGLTYAFLYMARYNLTVSKNALGELMSKADFGVIFGAGTLTYAFAFLLNGPLTDRIGGKRAILLSAAGAALMNVLMGLLTLNLLTANVRFNLVLWFSLLYSLNMYFQSFGAVAIVKVNASWFHIRERGVFGGIFGILISLGLYFAFDWGQMIVDATVVHPQNLNFVQRLLRSLLAMDGATIDQTWWVFFVPALLLGVFFLLDLFVLRDRPSQAGFADFNTGDAGSDEAEQPLKTGQIIKRVLTSKILLTIAFIELCSGVLRNGIMHWYLIFAADMGYSVGFVITKHWGLLLMLAGVFGGMFAGWVSDKVFGSRRGPVAALLYALMLLSTLSMWPFVHSTSRAVQQGMTLTLQLEQIKRFQAQQVDRAMIQKTLQDQGYRISVSAQENDWRLTHTDGKKMAAAQIGNLVVVEYQRFNPYQNKQENIQVQVKNLGRLHGADTDNRALALGLIVVFMSLCVIGVHGMLSGTSTMDFGGRRAAATAVGLIDGFVYLGTGIQSMSLGFLTSQNWSYWPPFLIPFAVLGLALSIKIWHAFPDSKRSGH
- the blaOXA gene encoding class D beta-lactamase produces the protein MSKFFIVFLALLWSLPASAEDQALAGLFSQHGIKGTIVLSSLHSGKKFIHNDSRANEQFSAASTFKILNTLISLEEKAVSGKDDVLKWNGNVYNYPDWNHNQTLESAFKVSCVWCFQDLARLVGAENYRKYIHKSAYGEIREPFEVTTFWLDGSLQISATEQVTFLKKVYLRTLPFSASSFETLRQIMLVEKTPAYTMWAKTGWAARVQPQAGWYVGYIETQRDVWFFATNIEVRGEKDLPLRQELTRGALREKGIIK